In Bacteroidia bacterium, a single genomic region encodes these proteins:
- a CDS encoding DUF4340 domain-containing protein, producing the protein MTQQRTTLILSVIFIVFIATYWLWVKDKKTTSLDSSESQFAISDTSAISEVELVKLQNDKERGRIILKRTGKGQWTVNNQYKAQTSMIQTLLTTLFRLEVREPVHPNAHQTVFETIKRSHIHLKITTNNETYRYYIGGTAADGSGTIMLKEGADQPFVLEIPGFHGYLTSRFPTEIDAWRENLLFDISPETITQVSIKSPSADSSFNLVKAPNGWIINGQPTDSTAVIAYLDRFTPTFGERFMNSFCPNCLDSLKTIKPNYLIDIQTTNNKNTQLKLYEQEQEVNSFLGVVSNSNEVRSVQKFVIQRYFVVPDFFKKQQPPSRPI; encoded by the coding sequence ATGACACAGCAACGAACAACTCTTATTTTATCTGTAATTTTCATTGTATTTATTGCAACTTATTGGCTTTGGGTTAAAGACAAAAAGACAACTTCTCTGGATAGCTCTGAGAGCCAATTTGCCATCAGCGATACTTCCGCTATCTCTGAAGTAGAGTTAGTAAAGCTCCAAAACGACAAAGAACGGGGAAGAATTATTTTAAAAAGAACGGGCAAAGGGCAGTGGACGGTTAATAACCAATACAAAGCCCAAACATCTATGATACAAACACTTCTAACAACTCTTTTTCGTTTAGAAGTACGCGAACCCGTTCACCCAAATGCGCACCAAACTGTTTTTGAAACAATTAAACGTAGCCACATTCATCTAAAAATAACAACCAATAACGAAACCTATCGCTACTATATTGGGGGAACTGCGGCAGACGGCAGCGGAACTATCATGTTGAAAGAAGGAGCTGACCAACCTTTTGTGCTGGAAATACCCGGATTTCACGGATATTTAACCAGCCGCTTCCCTACCGAAATAGACGCTTGGCGCGAAAACCTCCTGTTTGACATCAGCCCAGAAACAATTACGCAAGTATCTATTAAATCTCCCAGCGCAGATTCTTCTTTTAACTTAGTAAAAGCTCCCAATGGCTGGATTATCAATGGACAACCTACTGATTCAACTGCCGTTATAGCCTATTTAGATAGATTTACACCTACCTTTGGGGAACGATTTATGAATAGCTTTTGCCCAAACTGTTTAGATAGTTTAAAAACCATAAAACCAAACTATCTAATTGATATTCAAACAACGAATAACAAAAATACACAGTTAAAATTGTATGAACAAGAGCAAGAAGTGAATAGTTTTTTAGGAGTAGTTAGCAATTCTAATGAAGTAAGATCGGTTCAAAAGTTTGTTATACAACGCTATTTTGTAGTTCCAGATTTTTTTAAAAAACAGCAACCTCCTTCTCGCCCTATATGA